One window of Rasiella rasia genomic DNA carries:
- the murC gene encoding UDP-N-acetylmuramate--L-alanine ligase, with protein MNILHNIENIYFVGIGGIGMSALARFAKLKGLAVSGYDKTETTLTRLLASEGIDITYEDTIAEISERVKNERTTLVVYTPAIPKNNNILNWFISENYNVIKRSQLLGEVTKNTLCLAVAGTHGKTTTSAILGHLLASCEMPVTAFLGGIAENYKSNFISKGTEITVVEADEFDRSFLTLSPDIACVTSMDADHLDIYGNANAIEEGFKEFAALVEKKENLLHKKGLPLSGQTVAIEEEAAFEAQEVRIENGAYVFNLKTPKQTVQDLQFYLPGHHNLHNAVTALGMAILAGSPTDCLPKALASFKGVDRRFSYRIRSNDLVLIDDYAHHPTEINALYQAVSEMYPNDKKVIVFQPHLFSRTKDFAVGFAESLAQFDEVCLLDIYPAREMPIEGVTSQWLADLIREVDDNKTNTLVPTILSKSQIATFLKKSDCRIKLMVGAGDIGAEVQQVTKELAK; from the coding sequence GTGAATATTCTTCATAACATAGAAAATATATACTTCGTTGGCATTGGCGGAATTGGGATGAGTGCCCTTGCTCGCTTTGCGAAATTGAAGGGCCTTGCCGTGTCTGGTTACGATAAAACCGAGACAACACTTACTAGGCTATTAGCTTCTGAAGGAATTGATATTACCTATGAAGATACCATTGCTGAAATTTCAGAGAGGGTAAAAAACGAACGTACTACTCTGGTGGTCTATACCCCAGCGATACCTAAGAATAATAACATACTCAATTGGTTTATAAGCGAAAATTACAACGTCATAAAGCGCTCACAGTTGCTTGGTGAGGTTACAAAGAACACTTTATGTTTGGCAGTCGCTGGCACTCATGGTAAAACAACAACTTCGGCTATTTTAGGTCATTTGTTGGCTTCCTGTGAGATGCCGGTCACTGCTTTTTTAGGAGGAATTGCAGAGAACTATAAGTCTAATTTTATAAGTAAAGGAACTGAAATTACGGTAGTTGAAGCAGATGAATTTGATCGCTCGTTTCTTACATTAAGTCCAGATATAGCTTGTGTTACTTCTATGGATGCAGATCATCTAGATATCTACGGAAATGCAAACGCAATTGAAGAGGGGTTTAAAGAATTTGCAGCACTCGTAGAGAAGAAAGAAAATTTATTACATAAAAAAGGGTTGCCATTATCTGGGCAAACAGTGGCAATTGAGGAGGAGGCAGCTTTTGAAGCGCAAGAGGTGCGCATAGAAAATGGAGCTTATGTGTTCAATTTAAAAACTCCAAAACAAACCGTACAAGATTTACAATTTTACCTGCCCGGACATCATAACCTACACAATGCAGTAACAGCCTTGGGAATGGCAATTTTAGCAGGTTCCCCGACCGATTGTTTACCCAAGGCTTTAGCTTCTTTTAAGGGAGTAGATCGACGCTTCTCTTATAGAATTAGAAGTAATGATTTGGTGCTAATAGACGATTATGCACACCACCCTACAGAGATAAATGCGCTCTATCAGGCGGTTTCAGAAATGTACCCAAACGATAAAAAAGTTATTGTTTTTCAACCACATCTTTTTAGTCGAACCAAAGATTTTGCTGTGGGTTTTGCTGAAAGTTTAGCGCAATTTGACGAAGTATGTTTGTTAGATATCTATCCGGCTCGAGAGATGCCAATAGAGGGCGTGACTTCACAATGGCTTGCAGATTTAATTCGTGAAGTTGATGATAACAAAACCAATACATTGGTTCCTACTATACTATCGAAATCTCAAATAGCTACGTTTCTAAAAAAATCGGATTGTCGAATTAAGCTTATGGTTGGAGCAGGAGATATTGGTGCTGAGGTTCAGCAGGTAACAAAAGAATTAGCCAAATGA
- a CDS encoding penicillin-binding protein, translated as MPIEEKNILNRLYFVAGGMFLFALLIAVKLADIQFVEGDKYRDLALKNTTQNFTIPANRGNVYADDGSLLASSVPKYDIYFDAVTVSSEDFKENLVPLSKELSKLLGRNPSYYQKRLRKARSNKNRYLKIAKDLGYSEYVMMKKMPLFRKGPYRGGIIVRQKTVREHPMEKIGARLVGDEDRNRPGHYVVGLEGAFNEKLKGKEGKRLKQKIAKGQWKPVYDENEVEPQDGYDVVSTINVNMQDIAHHALLKQLELYEADHGCVIVMEVATGEIKAVSNLGKNKNGGYYERLNYAVGESTEPGSTFKTIAMTVALDQKVIDTSTVVDTQEGRFRIYGRTITDSKRGGYGKISAARALEVSSNIGLARLIDDAYKNNPNKFTNQVRSWGLNDVIGIPIKGEGVPDIPQKGSSNWSRNALPSMAYGYNLKMTPLQILTFYNAIANNGTMVKPHFIKEIRSWNQQVETFSTEVIHEQIASETTINKIQEILLNIVKRGTGKSLYSENFSMAGKTGTARTEYGNIEAWNKDRKYVSSFAGYFPAKNPKYSCIVVIHKPSTTKGYYGADVTGPVFKRIAQKIFTDSPIKAEVTNINVVDTALAQDYENYYTKVQAVRKKVPNVAGMAGMDAVSLLENMGLKVKIEGNGSVKSQSIPSGEAVKKGQTIILTLS; from the coding sequence GTGCCAATAGAAGAAAAGAACATATTAAACCGCTTATATTTTGTCGCTGGAGGTATGTTCCTCTTTGCGTTACTTATTGCTGTGAAATTAGCCGATATTCAATTTGTTGAAGGCGATAAATACCGAGATCTCGCGCTTAAAAATACAACTCAAAACTTTACAATTCCTGCCAATCGCGGTAATGTTTATGCAGACGACGGTAGTTTGCTTGCTAGCTCGGTTCCGAAATATGATATATACTTCGATGCTGTAACGGTTTCTTCAGAAGACTTCAAAGAGAACCTCGTGCCACTTTCAAAAGAACTAAGCAAGTTACTGGGTAGAAATCCTTCATATTACCAAAAACGATTGCGAAAAGCACGCTCTAATAAAAATCGCTACCTGAAAATAGCTAAAGATTTAGGGTATTCAGAATATGTGATGATGAAGAAAATGCCGCTTTTCAGAAAAGGGCCATACCGAGGAGGAATTATAGTAAGGCAGAAAACCGTGCGCGAACACCCAATGGAAAAAATTGGTGCTCGTTTGGTCGGAGATGAAGATAGAAATAGACCAGGGCATTATGTGGTAGGCTTGGAAGGTGCATTTAACGAAAAACTTAAAGGGAAGGAAGGAAAACGTCTTAAGCAGAAAATTGCAAAAGGTCAGTGGAAACCAGTTTATGACGAGAACGAAGTAGAACCACAAGATGGTTACGATGTAGTTTCTACCATTAATGTAAACATGCAAGATATTGCACACCACGCGCTGCTAAAACAATTAGAGTTATACGAGGCTGATCACGGTTGTGTAATTGTAATGGAGGTGGCGACAGGAGAAATTAAGGCGGTTTCAAATTTAGGGAAGAACAAGAACGGAGGCTATTATGAGCGCTTAAATTACGCTGTTGGAGAAAGTACAGAGCCAGGCTCTACCTTCAAAACCATCGCAATGACGGTTGCTTTAGATCAAAAAGTGATTGACACATCGACAGTGGTCGATACCCAAGAGGGTAGATTTAGAATATATGGACGTACAATTACAGATTCTAAGCGTGGTGGGTATGGTAAAATTTCCGCAGCAAGAGCGCTAGAGGTCTCATCAAATATTGGACTGGCAAGACTAATAGATGATGCGTATAAAAACAACCCGAATAAATTTACCAATCAAGTTAGGAGTTGGGGTTTAAATGATGTTATCGGAATTCCAATTAAAGGAGAAGGTGTTCCGGATATTCCACAAAAAGGTTCAAGTAATTGGAGTAGAAATGCCTTGCCTTCTATGGCTTATGGGTATAACTTAAAAATGACCCCTTTACAGATACTTACTTTTTATAATGCCATTGCTAACAATGGTACCATGGTAAAGCCACACTTTATTAAAGAAATTAGGTCTTGGAATCAGCAAGTAGAGACGTTTTCTACAGAAGTGATTCATGAGCAGATTGCTTCGGAAACTACCATTAATAAGATACAGGAGATTCTATTGAACATAGTAAAACGTGGAACTGGAAAGAGTCTGTATTCTGAAAATTTTTCTATGGCAGGTAAAACTGGAACCGCAAGAACAGAATACGGAAATATTGAAGCTTGGAACAAAGACAGAAAGTATGTCTCTTCTTTTGCTGGTTATTTTCCTGCTAAAAACCCTAAATATTCCTGTATAGTAGTTATTCATAAACCAAGTACAACAAAAGGATATTACGGCGCAGATGTTACTGGACCTGTGTTTAAAAGAATTGCACAGAAAATTTTTACAGATTCACCTATAAAAGCGGAAGTAACTAATATTAACGTGGTTGATACAGCACTCGCACAAGATTACGAAAACTATTATACCAAAGTGCAAGCCGTGCGAAAAAAGGTGCCTAATGTAGCTGGAATGGCTGGAATGGATGCGGTGTCGCTCTTAGAAAACATGGGGTTGAAAGTTAAAATCGAAGGAAACGGTTCTGTGAAGTCTCAAAGTATTCCTTCTGGAGAAGCAGTGAAAAAGGGTCAAACCATTATACTTACACTATCTTGA
- the murG gene encoding undecaprenyldiphospho-muramoylpentapeptide beta-N-acetylglucosaminyltransferase, whose protein sequence is MKTKTPYKFIISGGGTGGHIYPAIAIANELKVRYPDAQFLFVGASDRMEMEKVPQAGYEIIGLWISGLQRSLNFKNLMFPFKLISSLLKSKSIIKKFKPNAAIGTGGYASAPLLKAASGKGIPCLIQEQNSHAGITNKWLSKSVTTICTAYDGMERFFPSEKIVLTGNPVRQDLLEIASKRTEAQNFFNLNESNKTILVLGGSLGARKINQLVANTLPYFIEKDIQLIWQCGKLYESDYKTMATESIQVHPFLNRMDLAYAAADVIISRAGALSVSELCLVGKPVIFIPSPNVSEDHQTKNALSISEKNAAILLREKEADNDFQETIGSLLTDVVRQQELSENIRKLARPNAAKDIVDEVDKLLRNTRKV, encoded by the coding sequence ATCAAAACTAAAACTCCATACAAATTTATAATTAGCGGTGGCGGTACTGGCGGTCATATATATCCTGCAATTGCTATTGCTAACGAGTTGAAGGTTCGTTATCCAGATGCACAATTTTTGTTCGTAGGGGCTAGCGACCGTATGGAAATGGAGAAAGTACCACAGGCTGGCTACGAAATTATAGGTCTATGGATTTCGGGTCTTCAGCGTAGTTTAAATTTCAAAAATTTAATGTTTCCTTTTAAGTTAATTTCTAGTTTGCTGAAATCTAAGAGCATTATAAAAAAGTTTAAACCAAATGCCGCAATAGGTACGGGTGGCTATGCAAGTGCACCACTGTTGAAAGCAGCTTCCGGCAAGGGTATTCCTTGTCTTATTCAGGAGCAAAATAGTCATGCAGGCATTACAAATAAATGGCTAAGTAAATCGGTTACTACAATTTGTACAGCTTATGACGGTATGGAACGTTTTTTTCCTTCAGAAAAAATTGTTTTAACTGGAAATCCGGTACGACAAGATTTATTAGAGATTGCAAGTAAAAGAACCGAGGCACAGAACTTTTTTAACCTAAATGAATCTAATAAAACCATTTTAGTACTTGGCGGAAGTTTGGGTGCTAGAAAAATAAATCAATTAGTAGCTAACACCTTGCCTTATTTTATTGAAAAGGATATCCAGCTTATCTGGCAATGTGGAAAATTATACGAAAGCGATTATAAGACTATGGCTACCGAATCAATTCAGGTGCACCCATTTTTAAACAGAATGGATTTAGCGTATGCCGCGGCAGATGTCATTATTTCAAGGGCGGGAGCGCTTTCGGTTTCAGAATTATGCCTGGTGGGTAAACCAGTTATTTTTATTCCGTCGCCTAACGTTTCCGAAGATCATCAAACCAAAAACGCTTTGTCTATTTCAGAAAAAAATGCGGCAATTCTACTGCGGGAAAAGGAGGCTGATAATGATTTTCAAGAGACCATAGGTTCCTTGTTAACAGACGTGGTTAGACAACAGGAACTTTCAGAAAATATTAGAAAATTGGCACGGCCAAATGCGGCAAAAGATATTGTAGATGAGGTAGATAAGCTACTAAGAAATACTAGAAAAGTGTAA
- a CDS encoding cell division protein FtsQ/DivIB has translation MKKLIILTKFVLLLALVVFLFSFTHNRNAARKLSKVDIEFLDENDPFITLNTVNKLLVQNQDSVTGVDKETLVLKEMESRLLENAMIRDAQVYVTVDGVLGAKIEQRNPIGRVSASPNYYVDADGKKMPLSTVYAARVPIITGRSKTNFTEITPLLLKIHEDDFMKQSVVGINVAMDGSVVLKLRKHDFDVAFGKPKDMDLKFQNFKAFYQKTKQDNTLKNYRIIDLQFGNQVVATKKE, from the coding sequence ATGAAGAAGTTAATAATCCTTACAAAATTTGTTTTGCTATTGGCACTTGTGGTGTTTCTTTTCAGTTTCACACACAACCGAAATGCGGCGCGAAAATTAAGTAAAGTTGATATCGAATTTCTGGATGAAAATGACCCATTTATCACCTTGAATACTGTTAATAAATTGTTAGTACAAAATCAGGATAGTGTTACGGGTGTCGATAAAGAAACTTTAGTTTTGAAAGAGATGGAGTCCCGCTTACTTGAAAATGCGATGATTCGCGACGCGCAAGTATATGTAACGGTTGACGGCGTTTTAGGGGCAAAGATAGAACAAAGAAATCCGATAGGTAGAGTGTCGGCATCGCCTAACTATTACGTTGATGCAGACGGAAAGAAAATGCCTTTGTCTACAGTTTATGCAGCAAGGGTGCCAATTATAACCGGACGTTCTAAAACCAATTTTACGGAAATAACGCCGTTATTATTGAAGATACATGAAGATGATTTTATGAAACAGAGCGTCGTAGGGATTAACGTGGCCATGGATGGAAGTGTAGTTTTAAAGCTTCGTAAACATGATTTTGACGTTGCGTTTGGTAAACCAAAAGATATGGATTTAAAATTTCAGAATTTTAAAGCATTTTATCAAAAAACAAAACAGGACAACACATTGAAAAACTACCGTATAATCGATTTGCAGTTTGGAAATCAAGTGGTAGCAACAAAAAAAGAGTAG
- a CDS encoding FtsW/RodA/SpoVE family cell cycle protein: MNNFFKNIQGDKAIWAVAGLLALFSFLPVYSASSNLAYLYGDGNTFKFLLKHLAHLLLGFAILYGVHKIPYHYFKGLSIIALPIVVLLLIFTMAQGNTIEGANASRWIRVPFVGVTFQTSTLAAVVLLTYVARYLSRIKDRVVTFKETLIPLWLPVFLVLALILPANFSTTAIIFAMVVIVVFIGGYPLRYLGIILGVGFVILALFVLTAKAFPGVFPNRVDTWMSRIENFTDKEDTEGDYQIEKAKIAIASGGVSGLGPGKSVQKNFLPQSSSDFIYAIIVEEFGIVGGLFLMFLYLALLFRLVVVAHKSSSMFGKLLVIGVGLPIVFQALINMAVAVELFPVTGQTLPLISSGGTSIWMTCLALGMVLSVAAKREVQKRETEEGEVLENPLDILSETI, translated from the coding sequence GTGAACAATTTTTTCAAAAACATACAAGGTGATAAAGCAATCTGGGCAGTAGCAGGCCTGCTAGCGCTTTTTTCCTTCTTGCCGGTATACAGCGCAAGTAGTAACTTGGCATATCTGTATGGCGATGGAAATACCTTTAAGTTTTTACTGAAACATCTGGCACATTTATTATTAGGGTTCGCCATTCTATATGGTGTACACAAAATTCCTTACCATTATTTTAAAGGACTCTCAATCATTGCCTTGCCTATTGTAGTGCTGCTGTTAATATTTACGATGGCACAAGGAAACACAATAGAAGGGGCAAATGCAAGTCGGTGGATTAGAGTGCCCTTTGTTGGAGTAACATTTCAAACATCTACGCTTGCTGCAGTAGTATTGCTAACCTATGTAGCTCGATATTTAAGTCGTATAAAAGATAGGGTGGTTACTTTTAAAGAAACACTTATCCCGCTTTGGCTTCCGGTGTTTTTGGTACTTGCGCTTATACTTCCTGCCAACTTTTCTACCACTGCTATCATTTTTGCAATGGTAGTTATCGTTGTTTTTATAGGTGGATACCCATTGCGATACTTAGGAATTATTCTAGGAGTTGGGTTTGTAATCTTGGCACTTTTTGTGCTAACGGCAAAGGCATTTCCCGGTGTGTTTCCAAACCGTGTAGATACATGGATGAGTAGGATAGAAAACTTTACAGACAAAGAAGATACCGAAGGGGATTATCAAATTGAAAAGGCCAAAATTGCAATCGCCTCTGGAGGTGTAAGTGGTTTAGGTCCTGGAAAAAGTGTGCAAAAGAACTTTCTGCCACAGTCGTCTTCAGATTTTATCTATGCCATTATTGTTGAAGAATTTGGAATTGTTGGCGGACTCTTTTTAATGTTTTTATACCTAGCACTCTTATTTAGGCTTGTTGTTGTGGCACACAAATCTAGTTCTATGTTCGGAAAGCTTCTAGTGATAGGGGTGGGGTTGCCCATTGTTTTTCAAGCACTCATAAATATGGCGGTGGCTGTTGAGTTATTCCCAGTTACTGGACAAACGTTACCCTTAATTAGTAGCGGTGGGACAAGTATCTGGATGACCTGCTTGGCGCTGGGAATGGTGTTGAGTGTTGCGGCAAAAAGAGAAGTTCAAAAAAGAGAGACCGAAGAAGGTGAAGTGCTAGAAAATCCGTTAGACATTTTAAGCGAAACTATTTAA
- the murD gene encoding UDP-N-acetylmuramoyl-L-alanine--D-glutamate ligase, translated as MNRRLVILGAGESGVGTAVLGKQRGYEVFVSDFGKIKETYKQVLIHNNLDWEEEGHTVAKILNAQLVMKSPGIPDNAAIVQQLNEAGVPVISEIEFAAQFTEATLVGITGSNGKTTTATLTYELLKDELNVALGGNIGKSFAEQVSENRYENFVLELSSFQLDGIKNFAPHIAVLTNLSPDHLDRYDYNYQKYIDSKFRITMNQTEADFFIYDGDDSEILTWLENHEIKAKKLPFSLHKEVAEGAYIKNNELIITLHNTKQTMPLASLGLQGQHNIKNAMAASTVATLLKIRKATIRESLERFQGVEHRLEKVLKINNVMYVNDSKATNVNATFYALDSMETPTVWIVGGVDKGNDYSELLPLVNEKVKAIVCLGVDNEKIKRAFGNIVDLIVETAGMEEAVKVAYKIAERNNTVLLSPACASFDLFENYEDRGRQFKEAVRQL; from the coding sequence ATGAATAGAAGACTTGTCATATTAGGAGCAGGAGAAAGTGGTGTAGGAACGGCGGTTCTTGGAAAACAAAGAGGATACGAAGTGTTTGTTTCTGACTTCGGAAAAATTAAAGAAACGTACAAACAAGTTCTTATACATAACAATTTAGATTGGGAAGAAGAAGGGCATACAGTTGCTAAGATTTTAAATGCTCAACTAGTGATGAAAAGCCCTGGGATTCCAGACAATGCAGCTATTGTGCAACAGCTAAACGAGGCTGGGGTGCCTGTGATTTCTGAAATAGAATTTGCGGCTCAATTTACAGAAGCTACACTGGTGGGTATTACAGGAAGTAATGGTAAAACAACAACTGCCACGCTAACCTATGAGTTGCTGAAAGATGAATTAAATGTGGCTTTAGGAGGAAATATAGGTAAGAGTTTTGCCGAACAAGTTTCTGAGAATCGCTACGAGAATTTTGTGCTGGAGCTTAGTAGTTTTCAGTTAGACGGAATTAAAAATTTTGCGCCGCATATTGCCGTGCTTACCAATCTAAGCCCAGATCATTTAGATCGATATGATTATAACTATCAGAAGTATATCGATTCTAAATTTAGAATAACAATGAACCAAACTGAAGCAGATTTTTTTATCTACGACGGTGATGATTCTGAAATACTTACATGGTTGGAAAATCATGAAATAAAAGCAAAGAAGTTGCCTTTTTCACTTCATAAAGAAGTAGCAGAAGGCGCCTATATAAAAAATAACGAACTAATAATAACCTTACATAACACCAAACAAACTATGCCACTCGCATCACTCGGATTACAAGGACAACACAATATTAAAAATGCTATGGCAGCCAGTACCGTAGCTACTTTATTAAAAATAAGAAAAGCTACAATTCGAGAGAGTTTAGAGCGCTTTCAAGGGGTAGAACATCGTTTAGAGAAAGTACTCAAAATTAACAACGTTATGTATGTTAACGATAGCAAAGCTACCAATGTAAATGCAACTTTTTATGCGCTCGATAGCATGGAAACACCCACTGTTTGGATTGTTGGTGGTGTAGATAAAGGCAACGATTACTCAGAGTTGCTGCCATTGGTAAATGAAAAGGTGAAGGCCATCGTTTGCTTGGGTGTAGATAACGAAAAGATTAAACGAGCTTTTGGAAATATTGTAGATCTCATTGTAGAAACTGCGGGCATGGAAGAAGCGGTGAAAGTTGCTTATAAAATCGCAGAGCGAAACAACACCGTTTTGTTAAGTCCAGCTTGTGCAAGTTTCGATTTGTTTGAGAATTACGAAGATCGAGGACGTCAGTTTAAAGAAGCAGTAAGACAATTATAA
- the mraY gene encoding phospho-N-acetylmuramoyl-pentapeptide-transferase, with translation MLYYLFEFLEKNYQMPGASLFGFITFRAALAVITSLIIATFFGKKIIRILQRKQMGEQIRDLGLEGQNEKAGTPTMGGLIIILATLVPVLLFARLENIYVIMLIVTTLWMGAIGFLDDYLKKFKKDKAGLPGKFKVIGQVGLGIFVGAVMFFHPDVTIKREKVNPVNSQEAITQNSPIEFYNAERSLQTTIPFVKENEFNYESLVGWMGDTAKDYVWLVFIPIVIFIITAVSNGANLTDGIDGLAAGTSAIIAVTLALFAWVSGNVVFSDYLNVMYIPNTGEVTIFITAFVGALIGFLWYNAYPAQVFMGDTGSLTIGGIIAVLAIIIRKELLIPLLCGVFLMENISVVMQVGWFKYTRKRFGEGRRIFRMSPLHHHYQVKGFHESKIVTRFWIVGIFLAILTIVTLKIR, from the coding sequence ATGCTGTATTATCTATTCGAATTTTTAGAGAAAAACTACCAAATGCCAGGGGCAAGTCTTTTTGGATTTATAACCTTCCGTGCAGCATTGGCGGTGATTACATCTCTAATTATAGCAACTTTTTTTGGTAAAAAAATCATCAGGATTCTGCAACGTAAGCAAATGGGGGAGCAAATACGAGATTTAGGTTTGGAGGGCCAGAATGAAAAGGCAGGAACTCCAACCATGGGAGGACTGATTATAATTTTAGCAACATTAGTACCTGTGTTGCTATTTGCAAGACTTGAGAATATTTATGTGATTATGCTTATTGTAACCACGCTTTGGATGGGGGCAATTGGGTTCTTAGATGATTACTTAAAAAAGTTTAAAAAAGACAAAGCAGGACTTCCTGGAAAGTTTAAGGTTATAGGTCAAGTAGGACTCGGAATATTTGTAGGAGCTGTGATGTTTTTTCACCCCGATGTTACTATTAAACGAGAAAAGGTAAACCCCGTAAATTCTCAAGAGGCAATTACACAAAATTCGCCAATAGAGTTTTACAACGCTGAAAGATCGCTGCAAACCACGATACCTTTTGTAAAAGAGAATGAATTTAACTACGAAAGCCTTGTAGGTTGGATGGGCGATACTGCCAAAGATTATGTGTGGCTTGTTTTTATTCCAATTGTCATTTTTATTATTACTGCGGTCTCTAACGGGGCAAACCTTACAGATGGTATAGACGGCCTCGCAGCGGGTACGTCGGCTATTATTGCTGTAACCTTAGCGCTCTTTGCATGGGTTTCTGGTAATGTTGTTTTTTCAGATTATCTCAATGTCATGTACATACCCAACACAGGTGAGGTAACCATCTTCATTACTGCTTTTGTTGGTGCGCTCATCGGTTTTCTATGGTATAACGCATATCCAGCCCAAGTATTTATGGGAGATACAGGAAGTTTAACAATTGGAGGTATTATCGCAGTGTTAGCTATAATTATTAGAAAAGAACTGCTTATACCCCTGCTATGTGGAGTTTTCTTGATGGAAAATATTTCTGTTGTCATGCAAGTGGGTTGGTTTAAATACACCCGAAAACGATTTGGAGAAGGAAGAAGAATTTTTAGGATGTCGCCATTGCATCATCATTATCAAGTAAAAGGATTTCATGAAAGTAAAATAGTTACACGATTTTGGATTGTCGGGATTTTCTTGGCGATACTCACGATTGTAACCTTGAAAATTAGGTAG
- a CDS encoding UDP-N-acetylmuramoyl-L-alanyl-D-glutamate--2,6-diaminopimelate ligase — protein sequence MIVLRDILYKVTLEKVVGNTAVAIRDLHFDSRQVGLDDVFIAIAGTQSDGHSYIKKAVDQGAIAVICEQMPEQLVNGVTYVQVNNSKQAMAVMAANFYGNPSEKLKLIGITGTNGKTTISTLLFNLFTAAGYACGLLSTVKILVGTTEYKATHTTPDSITINKYLAEMVSAGIAFCFMEVSSHGIHQKRTEGLLFAGGIFTNLSHDHLDYHKDFKEYRDVKKSFFDQLPKNAFALINADDKNGSVMLQNTSAKKYTYALKSYADYKAQILENQFSGLLLKINNNELWVRLIGNFNAYNLLAIYATAELLGLEQLETLQLLSTLESVDGRFQFKISEKEKITAIVDYAHTPDALKNVLETINTIRTGNETLITVVGCGGDRDVAKRPKMAKIAAQLSTKVVFTSDNPRSEDPVSIIEQMEGGVPPEHFKKTLSITDRKQAIKTACQMAEANDIILIAGKGHETYQEINGERTDFDDFKIVNQLLTALNK from the coding sequence TTGATTGTACTACGCGATATATTGTATAAAGTAACCCTCGAAAAGGTGGTGGGTAATACTGCTGTGGCTATTCGCGATTTACATTTTGACAGTCGCCAAGTTGGTTTAGATGATGTTTTTATTGCGATAGCCGGAACACAAAGCGATGGACATAGCTACATAAAAAAGGCGGTAGACCAGGGAGCCATCGCTGTAATTTGCGAGCAGATGCCTGAACAACTGGTAAATGGTGTTACGTATGTGCAGGTGAACAATAGCAAGCAGGCTATGGCTGTAATGGCAGCAAATTTTTATGGAAACCCATCAGAAAAGCTTAAGCTAATTGGTATTACTGGAACCAACGGTAAAACCACTATTTCTACCTTATTATTTAATCTATTTACCGCTGCTGGTTATGCCTGCGGCTTGCTCTCTACTGTAAAAATTCTAGTGGGCACAACAGAATACAAAGCAACGCATACCACCCCAGATAGTATTACCATTAATAAGTATTTAGCCGAAATGGTATCGGCCGGAATAGCATTCTGTTTCATGGAGGTGAGCAGTCATGGAATTCACCAAAAACGAACAGAGGGTCTTTTATTTGCTGGTGGAATTTTTACCAATTTAAGTCACGATCATTTAGACTATCACAAAGATTTTAAAGAATATCGCGATGTGAAAAAGTCATTTTTTGATCAACTCCCAAAAAATGCATTCGCTTTAATAAATGCAGATGATAAAAATGGAAGTGTGATGCTTCAAAATACTTCGGCAAAAAAATATACCTATGCCTTAAAAAGCTATGCCGATTACAAAGCACAGATTCTTGAGAATCAGTTTTCGGGTTTATTGCTGAAAATTAATAATAATGAATTGTGGGTTAGACTTATCGGAAATTTTAACGCGTATAACCTACTCGCTATTTATGCAACTGCAGAGCTGTTGGGCTTAGAGCAGTTGGAAACACTACAATTGCTAAGTACGTTAGAAAGTGTTGATGGGCGATTTCAATTTAAAATTTCAGAAAAGGAGAAAATCACAGCTATTGTAGATTATGCCCATACTCCCGACGCCTTAAAAAATGTCTTAGAGACTATAAATACAATCCGTACAGGTAATGAAACTTTAATTACAGTTGTTGGCTGTGGTGGCGATAGAGATGTAGCAAAGCGACCTAAAATGGCAAAAATCGCCGCCCAATTAAGTACTAAGGTTGTTTTTACTAGTGACAACCCAAGAAGTGAAGATCCAGTATCAATAATTGAACAAATGGAAGGTGGTGTGCCTCCAGAGCATTTCAAAAAAACACTTTCTATTACCGATAGAAAACAAGCTATTAAAACTGCGTGCCAGATGGCAGAAGCTAACGACATTATTTTGATCGCCGGAAAGGGTCATGAAACCTATCAGGAAATTAACGGTGAGCGAACCGACTTTGATGATTTTAAAATTGTAAACCAATTATTAACCGCCCTAAACAAATAA